One genomic window of Hymenobacter sp. J193 includes the following:
- the lgt gene encoding prolipoprotein diacylglyceryl transferase has product MLAFIIWEQSPIIAQLGPLTLRWYGVLFALGFVFGSFILTHIYKAERVSERWVDVITIYMIAGTVLGARLGHVLFYSPEYYLTSEHFLEIFKIWEGGLASHGATLGILLAVWLFSRRNKFDYLWVLDRIVIVVAVGGACIRLGNLMNSEIVGRPTDVPWAFVFPRDTEHLQQANPGQTVPAGSVLVRRIQNPDKTMSIETAPAGATVTAPTEVAVPRHPTQIYESLFCVFLFVLLYGLWNKYKDRTPRGLLFGLFVVLLFSFRFLVEFLKEDQVDFEKGMALNMGQWLSIPMIFVGFWVLFRAGKDPNNRYGYAVRTTDEHKS; this is encoded by the coding sequence ATGCTTGCTTTCATTATCTGGGAACAGTCGCCCATTATTGCCCAGCTGGGCCCGCTTACACTGCGCTGGTACGGCGTGCTGTTCGCGTTGGGCTTCGTGTTTGGCTCGTTCATTCTCACCCACATCTACAAAGCAGAGCGGGTAAGTGAGCGGTGGGTGGATGTCATTACCATCTACATGATTGCGGGCACGGTGTTGGGCGCGCGTCTGGGCCACGTGCTCTTTTACTCCCCGGAGTATTACCTTACCTCAGAGCACTTTCTGGAAATCTTCAAGATCTGGGAAGGTGGCCTGGCCAGCCACGGTGCTACCCTGGGGATTTTGTTGGCTGTGTGGCTGTTCAGCCGCCGCAACAAGTTTGACTACCTCTGGGTACTCGACCGGATTGTGATTGTAGTAGCCGTGGGCGGGGCCTGCATCCGGCTAGGTAACCTGATGAACTCCGAAATCGTGGGCCGGCCCACGGACGTGCCCTGGGCTTTTGTATTCCCCCGCGACACGGAGCACCTGCAGCAGGCCAATCCCGGCCAGACGGTGCCCGCGGGTTCCGTACTGGTGCGACGCATTCAGAATCCTGATAAAACGATGAGCATTGAAACGGCCCCTGCCGGGGCTACCGTCACGGCACCTACCGAAGTAGCCGTGCCGCGCCACCCCACCCAAATTTACGAGTCCCTGTTCTGCGTCTTCCTGTTCGTACTGCTCTACGGGCTCTGGAATAAATACAAGGACCGCACGCCGCGGGGCCTGCTGTTCGGGCTGTTTGTGGTGCTGCTGTTCTCGTTTCGCTTCCTGGTAGAGTTCCTGAAGGAAGACCAAGTGGATTTTGAAAAAGGCATGGCCCTGAATATGGGCCAGTGGCTGAGCATTCCAATGATTTTTGTGGGCTTTTGGGTACTGTTCCGCGCCGGTAAAGACCCCAACAACCGCTACGGGTACGCCGTGCGTACCACGGATGAGCACAAATCTTAA
- the fbaA gene encoding class II fructose-bisphosphate aldolase, with protein MADQTLTGLRAGVLHGDEVQQLFDHAKANGYALPAVNVTGTDTVNAVLEAARDLNSPVIIQFSNGGAQFFAGKGLPNDKQQASIAGGISGAHHVHLMAEAYGVPVILHTDHAAKKLLPWIDGLLDAGEKYYAEHGQPLFSSHMLDLSEEPIEENIEVCKKYLERMAKIGMTLEIELGVTGGEEDGVDNSDVDSSKLYTQPSEVAYAYEELSKVSPRFTIAAAFGNVHGVYKPGNVKLQPVILKNSQDFVKEKYALEAERPINFVFHGGSGSSQEEIREAISYGAIKMNIDTDLQWAFWDGIRGYYQKNEGFLQSQIGNPTGEDSPNKKYYDPRVWLRAGEQTFVTRLKSAFEDLNAVNRRF; from the coding sequence ATGGCTGACCAAACCCTTACCGGCCTGCGCGCCGGCGTGCTGCACGGCGACGAAGTGCAGCAGCTTTTCGACCACGCGAAAGCCAATGGCTACGCGCTGCCCGCCGTGAACGTGACCGGCACCGACACGGTAAATGCCGTGCTGGAAGCTGCCCGCGACCTGAACTCGCCCGTTATCATTCAGTTTTCGAATGGCGGCGCGCAGTTTTTCGCCGGCAAAGGCCTGCCCAACGACAAGCAGCAAGCCAGTATTGCGGGCGGCATCTCGGGTGCCCACCACGTGCACCTGATGGCCGAAGCCTACGGGGTGCCCGTGATTCTGCACACCGACCACGCCGCCAAAAAGCTGCTGCCCTGGATTGACGGCCTGCTCGATGCCGGCGAGAAATACTACGCCGAGCACGGCCAGCCCCTGTTCAGCTCCCACATGCTCGACCTTTCGGAAGAGCCGATTGAGGAGAACATCGAAGTCTGCAAGAAGTACCTGGAGCGCATGGCCAAAATCGGCATGACGCTGGAAATTGAGCTGGGCGTAACCGGTGGCGAGGAAGATGGCGTGGACAACTCCGACGTGGACTCCTCGAAGCTCTACACTCAGCCTTCGGAAGTGGCCTACGCTTACGAGGAGCTGAGCAAAGTAAGCCCGCGCTTTACCATTGCGGCGGCTTTCGGCAACGTGCACGGCGTGTACAAGCCCGGCAACGTGAAGCTGCAGCCCGTTATCCTGAAGAACTCCCAGGACTTCGTGAAGGAGAAATACGCGCTGGAAGCCGAGCGGCCCATCAACTTCGTGTTCCACGGCGGCTCGGGCTCCTCGCAGGAGGAAATCCGCGAAGCCATCAGCTACGGGGCCATCAAGATGAACATCGACACGGACCTGCAGTGGGCGTTCTGGGACGGTATCCGTGGGTACTACCAGAAAAACGAAGGCTTCCTGCAAAGCCAGATCGGCAACCCCACCGGCGAGGACTCGCCCAACAAGAAATACTACGACCCGCGCGTGTGGCTGCGCGCCGGTGAGCAAACCTTCGTTACCCGCCTTAAGTCGGCCTTCGAAGACCTCAACGCCGTAAACCGGCGCTTCTAA
- a CDS encoding alpha-amylase domain-containing protein: protein MALTFRVAGPRPDHHQKVVLQGFWWDYYNDTYRFKWADYLTEMAPRLKSMGIDAVWIPPTPKNKNATNDVGYSPFDQYDLGDKYQKGDVRSRFGSKDEFLRMVAVLHANGIEVIQDVVLNHVDGAGTADGSGGQDPNGMSTSANGGYKTFRYSCFGTPLPETDDSGTAYAQRQGRWSKNYANFHAHLGHNTTSGDMAAPHFGPDFCYGGNDGGSDGYGPLSSEYLAQHPTAYNPAQSAGYSRDQARSWIVWMKKQTGVDGFRWDAVKHFDYATQQDLTYNLKYNAGWANGGNAMFNVGEYVGSAGEQDSYLDAVNGQNGGSEFQTGTFDFGLRGALKAMTDGGDGYNLGAVAGSQQSRRVAQYGSGSSAVYVHRTVPFVNNHDTFRPKLNSNGNYIGWDSGNELGGGHIDPFNDRLSAAYAIALAVDGAPQVFFEDLFNVGNTGKRWSHLATSTTDLPVRSDLENLLWCHQNLNFKDGAYKVRPDADKSTPNHMIIERSARAVVGINNSYNNWQNSWIKCDFAPGTVLKDYSGANGNDTKTVNNDGYVNINTPPCNGTALLGRRGYSVWAPVNMGTSYSPGRATATSQEWEMADDLGDLNCRSLGQGGRLPDNSTNSRLVGKIYVEAGKAIQYELYPEAAGNTRSLTIGLYDLSGTPLSAASGTASAAGSYTPTTTGWVALKVRNTSNTYAGQRCYVKATYTAPAVVNTRTAPAPENTVAIWTGNDNSNDPADCRNWENGIEPSATTDVLVPAGATFAPRFAVGSFTARNLTVAPGATLEVASGSTLTLTGNLVNQGSVTATGTVSFAGTTNQTITGATSFANLTLNNAAGLTLAAPVAINGALTLTSGRLRLGTHDLTLGSAATISGADASHYIQVNNTAASAGSLVRPVATGASVQFPIGTGTSYTPATVANNGVATSFRARVFEGVLASGTSGGPYDKAAEFVSRTWEVVPAAAGVAATLTLQWNAAEEGASVERAKMRVYGYVGGAWTSLAGSAATASAPYRATATSTANASVFSVGLVNQPLPVSLTDLSAQRQGNAVQITWNTASELNNAYFVVEKSANGREFEAVGRVAGQGTSAQPHTYVLRDEHAPGALYYRLRQVDVSGKSTQSLAVFVAAAGAVGQVRLSPNPTTGQVMVHGLAAAPASLTVTSLHGKVLLSFRAASAAEASSQLSAAVTRCPAGVYMITLVQNGQRQHLKLVKE from the coding sequence GTGGCTCTTACTTTCCGGGTTGCCGGCCCGCGCCCAGACCACCATCAAAAAGTAGTCCTGCAGGGCTTCTGGTGGGACTATTACAATGATACCTACCGCTTTAAATGGGCCGACTACCTCACGGAAATGGCCCCGCGCCTGAAGTCCATGGGCATTGATGCCGTTTGGATTCCGCCCACGCCCAAAAACAAGAATGCCACCAACGACGTTGGGTACTCGCCTTTCGACCAGTACGACCTGGGCGACAAATACCAGAAAGGCGACGTGCGCAGCCGTTTTGGCTCCAAGGATGAGTTTCTGCGCATGGTGGCCGTGCTGCACGCCAACGGCATTGAGGTGATTCAGGACGTGGTGCTCAACCACGTGGATGGCGCCGGCACCGCCGATGGCTCCGGCGGCCAGGACCCCAACGGTATGTCGACCTCAGCCAACGGTGGCTACAAAACCTTTCGGTACAGCTGCTTTGGCACGCCCCTGCCCGAAACCGACGACTCCGGCACCGCCTACGCGCAGCGCCAGGGCCGCTGGTCGAAAAACTACGCCAACTTTCACGCCCACCTGGGCCACAACACCACGAGCGGCGACATGGCCGCCCCGCACTTCGGCCCGGACTTCTGCTACGGCGGCAACGACGGCGGCAGCGACGGTTATGGCCCGCTCAGCAGCGAGTACCTGGCGCAGCATCCTACGGCTTACAACCCCGCACAAAGCGCCGGCTACAGCCGCGACCAGGCCCGCAGCTGGATTGTGTGGATGAAAAAGCAGACTGGCGTGGACGGCTTCCGCTGGGATGCGGTGAAACACTTCGACTACGCCACCCAGCAGGATCTGACCTATAATCTGAAATACAACGCCGGCTGGGCCAATGGCGGCAACGCCATGTTCAACGTGGGGGAATACGTGGGCAGTGCCGGCGAGCAGGACAGCTACCTCGACGCCGTGAACGGCCAGAACGGCGGCTCCGAGTTTCAGACCGGTACCTTCGATTTTGGGCTGCGCGGCGCCCTAAAGGCCATGACCGATGGCGGTGACGGCTACAACCTGGGGGCCGTTGCCGGCAGCCAGCAAAGCCGGCGCGTGGCCCAGTACGGCAGCGGCAGCAGCGCCGTGTACGTGCACCGCACCGTGCCTTTCGTGAACAACCACGACACCTTTCGGCCGAAGCTGAACAGCAATGGCAACTATATCGGCTGGGATTCGGGCAACGAGCTGGGCGGCGGCCACATCGACCCGTTCAACGACCGGTTGTCGGCGGCCTACGCCATTGCGCTGGCCGTGGACGGCGCCCCGCAGGTTTTCTTTGAAGACCTGTTCAACGTGGGCAACACCGGCAAGCGCTGGAGCCACCTGGCTACCAGCACCACCGACCTGCCCGTACGCTCCGACCTGGAAAACCTGCTGTGGTGCCACCAGAACCTGAACTTCAAGGACGGAGCCTACAAAGTGCGCCCCGACGCCGATAAGTCGACCCCTAACCACATGATTATTGAGCGGAGCGCCCGCGCTGTTGTCGGCATCAACAACAGCTACAATAACTGGCAGAACAGCTGGATTAAGTGTGACTTTGCGCCCGGCACCGTGCTGAAAGACTATTCCGGCGCCAACGGCAACGACACCAAAACGGTAAACAACGACGGGTACGTCAACATCAACACCCCACCCTGCAACGGTACGGCCCTGCTGGGCCGCCGGGGCTACTCGGTGTGGGCACCCGTGAACATGGGCACCAGCTACAGCCCGGGCCGGGCTACGGCTACCTCCCAGGAGTGGGAAATGGCCGACGACCTGGGCGACCTGAACTGCCGCAGCCTGGGGCAGGGCGGCCGTCTGCCGGATAACTCCACCAACTCGCGGCTGGTAGGCAAAATCTACGTGGAAGCCGGCAAAGCCATTCAGTACGAGCTGTACCCCGAAGCGGCCGGCAACACCCGCAGCCTCACCATCGGCCTGTACGACCTCAGCGGCACGCCGCTGAGTGCAGCCTCGGGCACTGCCTCGGCCGCGGGCAGCTACACGCCCACCACTACCGGCTGGGTGGCCCTGAAGGTGCGCAACACCAGCAACACCTACGCCGGGCAGCGCTGCTATGTGAAAGCTACATACACGGCCCCCGCCGTGGTGAACACGCGCACGGCCCCGGCTCCGGAGAATACGGTAGCCATCTGGACGGGCAATGACAACTCCAACGATCCTGCCGACTGCCGCAACTGGGAAAACGGCATAGAGCCCTCCGCTACCACCGATGTGCTGGTGCCGGCCGGTGCCACGTTTGCCCCGCGCTTTGCCGTGGGTTCCTTCACGGCCCGCAACCTCACCGTAGCCCCCGGCGCAACCCTGGAAGTAGCCAGCGGCAGCACGCTCACGCTTACCGGTAATCTGGTCAACCAGGGCAGCGTCACGGCTACGGGCACCGTTAGCTTTGCCGGTACCACCAATCAGACGATTACCGGGGCTACGTCCTTTGCCAACCTCACGCTTAACAACGCGGCCGGCCTGACGCTGGCTGCGCCCGTGGCCATCAACGGCGCCCTCACGCTCACCAGCGGCCGTCTGCGCCTGGGTACTCATGACCTGACGCTGGGCAGCGCCGCCACCATCAGCGGGGCCGATGCCAGCCACTACATTCAGGTGAACAATACGGCGGCCAGCGCCGGCAGCCTGGTGCGGCCGGTAGCTACGGGCGCCAGCGTGCAGTTTCCCATCGGAACCGGCACCAGCTACACGCCTGCCACGGTAGCCAACAACGGCGTGGCTACCAGCTTTCGGGCGCGGGTGTTTGAGGGCGTACTCGCCAGCGGCACCAGCGGCGGCCCCTACGACAAGGCGGCGGAGTTTGTGAGCCGGACCTGGGAAGTCGTGCCCGCTGCGGCTGGCGTGGCGGCTACCCTTACGCTGCAGTGGAACGCTGCCGAGGAAGGCGCCAGTGTGGAGCGGGCCAAAATGCGCGTGTATGGGTACGTGGGCGGCGCCTGGACCAGCCTGGCAGGCAGCGCTGCTACCGCCAGCGCCCCGTACAGGGCTACGGCTACCAGTACAGCTAATGCCTCCGTTTTCAGCGTGGGATTGGTTAATCAGCCTCTTCCGGTATCATTGACCGACCTGAGCGCGCAGCGTCAGGGCAACGCCGTGCAGATAACCTGGAATACGGCTTCGGAGCTGAACAACGCGTACTTTGTGGTTGAGAAATCCGCCAATGGGCGGGAGTTCGAGGCCGTTGGCCGCGTGGCCGGACAGGGTACTTCGGCCCAGCCGCATACCTACGTGCTGCGGGATGAGCACGCGCCCGGCGCACTGTACTACCGTCTGCGGCAGGTAGACGTCAGCGGGAAATCAACCCAGAGCCTGGCGGTGTTTGTGGCGGCGGCCGGTGCCGTCGGGCAGGTCCGCCTTTCTCCTAACCCCACAACCGGGCAGGTGATGGTGCACGGCCTCGCGGCGGCCCCCGCCAGCCTGACGGTTACCTCCCTGCACGGCAAAGTGCTGCTGAGTTTCCGGGCAGCTTCCGCGGCCGAGGCCAGCAGCCAGCTTAGCGCCGCCGTAACGCGTTGCCCGGCCGGGGTATATATGATAACCCTGGTGCAGAACGGTCAGCGTCAGCACCTCAAGCTGGTGAAGGAGTAA
- the yidD gene encoding membrane protein insertion efficiency factor YidD encodes MAFLFRHLLLALIWVYRRLISPLTPASCRFTPTCSAYAAEAVQKYGPWRGGRLALRRIGRCHPWGGHGYDPVP; translated from the coding sequence ATGGCTTTTCTGTTCCGCCACCTGCTGCTGGCTCTTATCTGGGTTTACCGCCGCTTGATTTCACCGCTCACGCCGGCCAGCTGCCGCTTTACGCCCACCTGCTCGGCCTATGCGGCCGAAGCCGTGCAGAAGTACGGACCCTGGCGCGGCGGCCGACTGGCGTTGCGCCGCATCGGGCGCTGCCACCCCTGGGGCGGCCATGGCTACGACCCGGTTCCCTGA